Proteins found in one uncultured Desulfuromonas sp. genomic segment:
- a CDS encoding CoA-binding protein: protein MDPIQTFLSANHYAVAGASTNRDKYGNKVLRCYQQNNKQVTPINPRAETIEGLPCASSVADLDDNVESLSIITPPKITTEVVKSAIAKGIKNIWMQPGAESDEAVALCKENGINVIADGSCLLVVLHYHEH from the coding sequence ATGGACCCGATTCAAACTTTTCTATCCGCGAACCATTATGCTGTTGCCGGCGCATCGACGAACCGAGATAAATATGGCAACAAGGTCTTGCGCTGTTATCAACAAAACAACAAACAGGTCACACCGATCAACCCACGCGCTGAAACGATTGAGGGGTTGCCCTGTGCCTCCAGCGTTGCCGATCTTGACGATAATGTGGAGAGCCTGTCCATTATCACACCGCCCAAGATCACTACAGAGGTGGTAAAATCGGCGATTGCCAAAGGAATTAAAAACATCTGGATGCAACCCGGCGCCGAAAGCGATGAAGCTGTTGCTCTATGCAAGGAAAACGGTATCAATGTCATTGCCGACGGCAGTTGCCTGCTGGTGGTTTTGCATTACCACGAACACTAA
- the rnhA gene encoding ribonuclease HI: MSQKQHVEIYSDGACRGNPGPGGYGTLLRCGSHIKELSGYEAHTTNNRMELLGAIAGLEALKKPCIVTLTTDSQYVYKGMTQWLSGWKKKGWKNSQKKDVLNRDLWERLERAAQNHEVTWQWVKGHAGHEENERCDELARTAIDLAE; the protein is encoded by the coding sequence ATGTCTCAAAAACAACATGTCGAAATTTATAGTGATGGTGCCTGTCGTGGCAACCCCGGCCCTGGCGGTTATGGCACCCTGTTACGCTGTGGCAGCCACATCAAGGAACTCAGCGGTTATGAAGCTCACACCACCAACAACCGCATGGAACTGCTTGGGGCTATTGCTGGATTGGAAGCGTTGAAAAAGCCTTGTATTGTCACCCTGACGACAGATTCTCAATATGTCTACAAGGGCATGACACAATGGCTTTCCGGCTGGAAAAAAAAGGGCTGGAAAAACTCTCAGAAAAAGGACGTTCTTAACCGCGACCTCTGGGAGCGCCTTGAGCGTGCTGCTCAAAACCACGAAGTCACTTGGCAGTGGGTTAAAGGCCATGCTGGTCACGAAGAGAACGAGCGCTGCGATGAACTTGCCCGGACTGCTATAGACCTGGCTGAATAA